The following proteins come from a genomic window of Luteitalea sp.:
- a CDS encoding oxidoreductase has protein sequence MIRDWVNWTWLSGDCLVEQFIHHVDRILWVMGGPPVRAVGMGGRARRQTGDQYDFFSIDYAHENGVHLHATIRQVDGCANEQGEVIV, from the coding sequence ATGATCCGTGACTGGGTCAATTGGACGTGGCTTTCCGGCGACTGCCTCGTGGAGCAGTTCATCCACCACGTCGACCGGATCTTGTGGGTGATGGGCGGGCCGCCCGTGCGGGCGGTCGGCATGGGCGGTCGTGCGCGGCGGCAAACCGGCGACCAGTATGACTTCTTCAGTATCGACTACGCGCACGAGAATGGCGTGCACTTGCACGCAACCATCAGGCAAGTCGACGGCTGCGCCAACGAGCAGGGAGAAGTGATCGTG